Proteins found in one Takifugu flavidus isolate HTHZ2018 chromosome 7, ASM371156v2, whole genome shotgun sequence genomic segment:
- the LOC130528317 gene encoding T-cell acute lymphocytic leukemia protein 1-like: MMKSRTSQHEMEERVGSCRARVLQRCSSNSRERWRQQNVNGAFAELRRLIPTHPPDVKLSKNEILRRALNYIGFLDRLVTDQNPGTGPPQDGGALSSSWDSCGDADSDGAPEEQEGGSLLQDLAWLDLLEPSWTSRQPQEPLM; encoded by the exons ATGATGAAGTCCAGAACGAGTCAGCATGAAATGGAGGAAAGAGTCG GTTCCTGCCGGGCCCGGGTCCTCCAGCGGTGCTCCAGCAACAGTCGGGAACGTTGGCGGCAGCAGAACGTCAACGGCGCCTTCGCTGAGCTGCGGCGCCTCATCCCCACTCACCCCCCCGACGTCAAACTCAGCAAGAACGAGATCCTGCGGCGTGCGCTGAACTACATCGGCTTCCTGGACCGGCTGGTGACGGACCAGAACCCCGGGACGGGTCCCCCGCAGGACGGCGGCGCTCTGAGCTCCAGCTGGGACAGTTGTGGAGACGCAGACTCGGATGGAGCcccggaggagcaggagggggggtctCTGCTCCAGGACCTGGCCTggctggacctgctggaacCATCGTGGACCAGCAGGCAGCCTCAGGAGCCGCTCATGTGA